The DNA window TCGTCGAGAGAGGCCAGCTGGAGGGCGTTCCAGACGAGGAACCGGGCGGCGAGGCCGCGGTCCCGGGCCTTGCCCTCGGCGACGTCGATGGCTGCCGCCGCGACGTCGATGCCGGTCGCCTCGAGCCCGAGGCCGGCGGCCATGAGCACGTGCTCGCCGGTCCCGCAGCCCACATCCAGGACCCGGCCCCGGACGGCACCCGCTTCGGCCAGCGCCAGGAACGCCGGCTGGGGCCGGCCGATGTCCCAGGGGGGCGTGCCGGTGTAGAGCGCGTCAAAGTCCTCGGCCCGCCTCGGTGGCACCGGACCTGGCAGGCCGTCGGTACGGCCGCTGTCAGGTGACCCGCCGAGGGCTTCGCCCAACCTTCTCCTCCCGCTTTCTCATCGGAGTTCCCCTCCTGGCGAGCGGCCCGTCGCCGGTGTCCAGGCACGCGATGTTCCGGTCGTGGAGCCCAGGTGAGAGGTCAAGCGTCGGGGAGCTTGCGCAGGCTCGAACAGCGTACCTCGACGTAGAGGCCGCTGCCGTCGACGACACGGCAGCGGCTGGCGCCCTCCACGAGCAGCACGACCGGCGTCCCGGCCGGGAGCACCCCGCCAGGGTCGCGGGCATGTCCGGGCCGGTCGAACCAGTACGGCTCGTCGACCACCAGCTTGTGGGTGAAACGGTTGGGGACGGGCCGGACGAGGTTGGACGCCGGGACCAGCGCGTCGTCGCCCAGGACGAAGGCCTCCGGTCGCAGCATCATGCCGGCGTCCGGGTCGGTGTCGGGCTCGCCTGGAGGGCGACCCTCATCCCCAGGAGGGCGACCCTCATCCCCAGGAGGGCGACCCTCACCGGTCATGTCACCGCCCTCCCGACGGGCGGACCTCGAGGCTGTCGGGCGGGAGGACCATCGGGATGACGGGTAGCACGACGCCGTCGTCGGTCGGGGCGGCGTGGGCCACCAGCTCGCCCGCCTCGGCGAGCGCGAGGAGGTCCGGCAGCGCGTACGGCTCGGCGGCGTCGAGGTCGACCTGGTAGCCGAGGTCGCCGAGGCTCGCCGTGGTCATCCGGCTCAGCGGGTTGCCAGGCGCGGCAATGAAGCCCGACATCAGCTCGCTGCGAAACACCGTCTCCCGCCAGTGGCCGTCGGCGGTCCCAGGCCCACCGGTGTTCTCGACCGGCACCCGCCTGCGGCGCTGGGCGTGGCGGAGCACGCGGTACTCCTCCATGGCACCGGGCCCGGCGAAGGTCGGGTTCGAGGTGCCGGCCCGCTTGAGCAGGGCCTTGCGCTCCCACAGGGTACCGATGCCGAGTACGTGGCCCATCTCGTGGGTGATGACGTCGTTCAGCGTGCCGTTGGCCTCCATCTTCGCCAGGTCGGCGATGTCGAACGACATGATCCCCTTGGCGGTGAGGAACGCCGCGGCGCCCGCCGACGCGGGCCGGATGTGGGTTGGGCCCGCCTGACCGAGGATCCTGCCCGGACCGTCGATGTCGACGCCCTGGGCGTTGATCACGACGTCGTCGATGACCTCGCCGTCGACCAGCACGCTCGGGAGGTCACCGACGATCACCCTGGTCCAGCGGTCGGCAGCCGCAGTGAACGCGGCCTGCTGAGCGGCGTTCAGCCCCCCGAGGAACCGGACCTCGATGGTGAACGGCGAGGTGGTCGCGGCAAGCGCCTGGGCCCGCCCCGCATCAGCTCGTGCCTGGTAGGTCTCGTAGGTGGCCACTGCTGCTCCTCCGGTGCTCGGCGCCCGCGGGCGAGGACTCGTCCCGCGCACCAGAGCGCACACCACCCGCCCCTGATACCTATGGGATGTCCCCCTATGGATGTGGAGATGTCCCCCTATGGATGTGCCGTGGACAGGACGGCCTGCCACAACAGGACGGCCTGCTACAACAGCACTTGGCTGCACTCGGTGGTGGCTTCAGCGACGGGGGACGGGCGGCTCTCCTCAGGTGGCGGGGGAGGGGCGGCTCTCCCCAGGTGACGGGGAACAGGTGGCTCTCCGAATCCGAAGGTGACCGGGGACGGGTGGCTCTCGCAGGCGCCCGGGATCCGCTGTGCGGTGGAGGTGCTCCTGCGCGGTGGAGGTGCTTCACGCCGGGTGAGCGCGCTCGGGTAGAGTTGCCTTCTTCGGGCGGGCCGCAATGACGTGACTGCCGTGTATGCTGCCGGGCCGTGGTCCCCGGTCGTGCGGGTGCTCGAAGGCATGTCGATACAGCAGAGGCAAGGAGTAAGCGTGCCGCAGGATGGAACGTTTGAGGTGGCGCTGTCCGCGACGGAGGCCCAGGCCGCCGCCACGCTACAGAGCGCCGTGGCACTGACCAGGGAGTTGAAGCGGGTCAAGGCTGGCGCGGCGGCAGGGCAGACGCGTGAGCTGCGCCGGGCGCTGGAGGTGGCGGAGACGCTCGCCGCGCAGCTCGCCGAGGCGGCCGGGTCGCTCCGGGCCGGGTACGACTTCGACGAGCAGGCATACCTCGCTTCGGGCGGCTACGCCAAGGAACTGCTGGCCGCAGCCGCGACCGCTGGCGTGGACCTGTTCGAGGAGGACGAGCGCCTGCTCTGCTATCCCTCTCTGGTGCGGATCCTGCCTGACCAGGCCGCGCTCGAGATCGACCGCAAGCGCGAGCGGCGGCTGCGCCCCTCGGTCGTCGTCGCCCTCCTGGCGGCCGCGCAACGCAGGGGTCCCCGGTTCCGGCCCGAGCCCTTCCTCGACTCGTTGCGCAACGCCTACGAGCTGGTGGTGGCCCGCGACGGCAAGAAGTCCGACGCCGTGGTCCGCCTGATCGACATCTGGGCGGTGCTGACCGTGCTTCCCGGGCAGGCCAGGGAGTACACCAAGCAGGAGTTCGCCCGAGACCTGTACCTCCTGGACCAGAGCGGCCATACCACGACCTCTCGCAGCAGCCGGCAACTGCGCTGGAGCGCCAGCACCGGCACCAGGGGAGCCGGGGTGCTGACCACGGTCACGCGAGGCGGTCAGCAGCGCCGCTACTGGGGGATCGCGTTCTCGCTCCCTTCTCAGCCCACCGGGGCCGGCCCGGCGGGAGGCCTGAAGCTGGAAGCGGAGGCCGAGAGGTCGCCGACCGCTGGAGGCTGATGCGACATGACGACACGGCCGCCCGAAGGCGAGCTGCCGATCGGTGGTGCGGGCCTCGGCGTCGACGAGTACCTGGAGTTCCTCCACAAGGAGTACCTGGCCGACTTCATCCGCCGGGGTGGCGCCTCGGTCAAGGTCGCGGTCGTCGGTGGCGACCAGGTTGCCGAGCGGCTCCATGCGGGTCTGGCCGCGGCCGCCAGGGCCGAGGGCTACCTGTTCGCCGCGGTCGACGCCGCCAGCGACCGAGTGCACCTGGTCGACCAGGTCTTCTTTGCAGTCGCCCGCCAGGTCGACTGGCACGCCCTCGCCACGAGCGCCGTGCGCGCCGCCTATGACGCGGCCGCCTTCCCCGTTCCCGACGCGGATGCCCTGGCTCCCGGCGCTCCCGGCGCTCCCGGCGCTCCCGGCCTGGCGCAACCCGAGCCGTCGGGCGGGCTGACCGTCCCTGCCGTCGCCGCCGCCTATGACGTGAACCCTCGGGAGCTGTATCGCAGCGTGCGCCGCCAGCTCGAGCAGGCGCTGCTCGGCGACACCGGCCTTGCTCACGAGTTCCGGCTCGCGATGCTCCGGCTCTGCCAGGCCGAGCTGGGGGCTGGTGACGTCGACGTGGTCGAGCGCGACGCCGTGCTCGGCTGGCTGCGCGGGGAGCGGGTGCCACTGCCGGCGCTGCGCTCGGCGCTCATCTATGGCCGGATCGGCCGGCACAACGCGCGGTCGCTGCTGGCGAGCCTCGCGCGCTGGCTCCCGACCGTCGGTACGGCCGGGCTGGTGATCGGTTTCGACCTCGCCCGACTGGCGGTCGGCCGGCGGCCGCCGGTCGAGCAGCGCGAGGGCGTGTACTACTCCAAGGCGGCCGTGCTGGATGCCTACGAGGTGGTCCGCCAGCTCATCGACGCCACCGACAGCCTGTCGTCGGTGCTCATGGCCGTGGTGATGCCGCCTGAGCTGGTCACCGACGAGGTGCGGGGCCTCCCGGCCTACAGTGCGCTGCAGCTCCGCGTCGCTGACGAGGTGCGCGACCGCCGGCGGACCAATCCGTACGCGGCCCTGGTCCGCCTCGACGTCCGGCTGGAGGTGATCCGATGAGCGGTCCGCTGACAGCCACGGAAGCCTGGGAAGACCGGCAGGTCGCGGCGCGTCGCGCCGTGGAGGCGCTGCGTTCGGGCGTGCCGAGCCGGGCAGCGGTGGCAACCCTGGGGTCGGCCCAGACCGACATCGAAGACCGGTTCGTCGCGCTGCTGGATCAGGTCCGGGAAGGTCCGGTGGGGGCACCGCGTCCGGGCGGCCTGCTCATGGGAGGCGGGTTCGGCTCAGGCAAGAGCCACCTGCTCGAGCACCTGACGCATCTCGCCCTGCAGGCCGACTTCGTGGTGAGCAGGGTGGTGATCAGCAAGGAGACACCGCTGCACGACCCGGTCAAGGTGTTCCGCGCGGCGGTTGAGAGCGCGTTGCTGCCCCAGGGGTACGAGCAGGGCTCGGCGCTGGCCGAGGCGGCGGTCGCGCTCGACGCCGACAGCGCCGCCTGGGTCGAGCTGTCCCGCTGGGTGAACTCCCCTCAGAGCGAGCTCAACGAGCGTTTCGCAGCGACGCTGCTGCTGTTCGGCCGGCTCGGTGCCAACGACGGGGAGCTGGCCGAGGCGATCATCCGGTTCTGGTCCGGCGACCCGATCCGCGTGGCCGACCTGCGCCGCCGGCTGAGAGAGACCGGAGAGGCGCGCTTCGCCCTGCCGGCCGTTGCCGCGCGCGACCTCGCGCGACAGCGGTTGCGCTTTGCCGCGCGCCTGTTCACCGCGGCCGGCTACGCCGGGTGGGTGGTGCTGTTCGACGAGGTCGAGCTGATCGGCCGCTACTCGGTGCAGCAGCGGGGCCGCTCCTACGCGGAGCTGGCTCGCTGGGTGCGGGGCGACGAGACCGACCCCGGTCTCCCACTGGTCGCCGTGCTGGCCATGACCGACGACTTCGAGGCGGCGGTGGTGTCGGGCAAGAACGACCGTGACGTGGTGCCGGCGAAGCTGCGAGCACGCCAGACCCACGAATCCGACGAGGTCGCCGCTCGGGCCGAGCTGGGCATGCGCGTCATCGACCGGGAGATGCTTCTGCTTGCGCCCCCCGACGCCGCGGAGCTGGATCGCGCCTACGCACGCTTGAAGGAGTTGCACGGCGAGGCGTTCGGCTGGGACCCGCCCGATGTCGCCGGGTTGGAGCGCCTGGCTGCCACGAGGATGCGCCAGTACGTGCGGGCGTGGATCAACGAGTGGGACCTGGTCCGGCTCGACCCCGAGTTCACGCCCGCCACCGAGGTGGTGGGCGAGGCCGTCGCGACTGCCCTCGGCTACCGGGAGGACGCCGAGCTCGAGGGCTCCGAGCGTGACGACCTGACCCCGAACTGACCGACCGGATCCGCCCCCCTTACAGTACGACGACGCGGGAGCTGGCAGAGGAGCACTCGAATCGCTTGTCTAGGTCGGCGTCACATGCTCACCATTTGCCATGGCCCTATGAGAAGGGGGGTCTCCTGATGCCCACGGGAGTTCCGCATCATGCCTGGAAGGGTGCGCGCTGGGAGGACGTGTACGCGCGCTGCCGCTCGGCTGCGCCCGAAGCATTCGAGCCGGACCGGGTGCGCAACCTCTGGAGCGGTGAGTGGCAGCTGGCCGGGAAGCCGGCCGGGGCCACCAGCCCCGTCGACGGTGGTCCGATCGCTGGACCGCCGATGCTCGAGCTCGGTCAGGCCTTCGAGGCCGTCGCCGCGGCAGCCGCCGAACACCGGCGGTGGGCCAAGGTCGACCTGGACGAGCGGCGTGCACGCGTCGCCCGGTGCGTGGAGCAACTCGAGGCCCACCGCGAGCTGCTCGCCCTGCTGCTGGTCTGGGAGATCGGCAAGCCCTGGCGCCAGGCGCTCACCTCGGTGGACCGGACCGCCTCTGGGGTGCGCTGGTACCTGGACGAGATCGAGCCGATGGTGGCCGGCCGCGGGCCGCTGGCCGGTCCGGTCTCCAATATCGCGTCCTGGAACTACCCGCTGAGCGTCCTGGTCCACGCGATGCTGGTCCAGCTGCTCGCCGGCAACGCGGTGATCGCCAAGACGCCGACCGACGGCGGGTTGTGCGCGCTCACCCTCGCCACCGCGTTCCTGCGCCGCTGCGATCTCCCGGTCACCCTGCTCAGCGGTTCGGGGTCGCGGCTGTCGCCGGCACTGGTGCTCAGCGACGACATCGGCTGCCTGGCGTTTGTGGGCGGCCGGGACGCCGGCGGCCAGATCGCCAGCCAGCTCGTCCAGACCGACAAGCGCCACATGCTCGAGCAGGAGGGCCTGAACGCCTGGGGCGTCTGGGAGTTCAGCGGCTGGGACGGCCTGGCCCGGCACCTGAAGAAGGGCTTCGAGTACGGCAAGCAGCGCTGCACCGCCTACCCGCGCTACGTGGTCCAGCGCTCCCTGTTCGACCGGTTCCTGGCCATGTACCTCCAGGTCGCCCGGTCGCTCACCTTCGGCCACCCGCTGGCGGTGGTCGACCCGGACGACGAGCCGCCCGAGCTGGACTTCGGGCCGCTCATCAATGCAGCCAAGGTGGCCGAGCTCACCCAGGAGGTCGACCTGGCCGTGCAGATGGGCGGGGTCCCGCTGTTCCGGGGCTCACTGGACGACGGCTGGTTCCTGCCCGGGCAGGACACGTCGGCCTACCTGCCGCCGGTTGCCCTGCTGGAGCCACCCGGGGCCAGCGCCCTCGGCCATGCCGAGCCGTTCGGTCCGGTGGACACGATCGTGCTGGTCGACTCGCGTGCCGAGCTACTGGCAGAGATGAACGCCTCCAACGGCTCCCTGGTGGCCTCGGTCGCCTGCGACGACGAGCAGCTCGCCCGCCAGCTCGCGGCCGAGGTCCACGCCTTCAAGGTCGGGATCAACGTCCCCCGCTCCCGGGGCGACAAGGCCGAGCCGTTCGGCGGACGGGGCTCGTCCTGGAAGGGCGCGTTCGTCGGCGGCGAGCACCTGGTCCACGCCGTCACCCAAGGGCCGCCTGGCGAGCGCCTGTACGGCAACTTCCCCGACTACCAACGCTACCCAACGGTCTGAGGCCCGCCGGACCACGTCCAGAACAGGGTTGTCGGTCCTCGCGGGCGGCGCGGGCGCTCTGGGGGCAAAGGGTCGTCGGTCCTCGCGAGCAGCGTGGGCGCTCAGGGGCAGGGATCGTCGGTCCTCGCCGCGGCTCGGGCGTTCGGGGGGCAAGGGTCTCGGTCCTCGCGGCGGCGCGGGCGCTCAAGTTGGCTCTTGGCGCTTCCTGGGCGGCTCGAAGCCGCGAGCATGCATTCCCCGCTCGATCTCGGTGACTACCGTCTCGATCACCTTGACTCGGGCGTAGCGCTTGGACTCGGCCTCCACCAGCTGCCAGCGCGCGAGCGGATGGTCGGTCCGCTCGAGCATGTCCTCCACCGCCTGCTCGTAGGCGGCCCGCTGCTCCCGGTTGCGCCAATCCTCTTTGGTCAGCTTCCACGACTTGAGCGGGTCGCGCTCGCGCCCCTGGAAGCGGCGGAGCTGCTCGTCGCTGGAGATGTGCAACCAGAACTTGATCAGGATCATGCCCTCGAGCACCAGCGAGCGCTCGAAGTCGACGATCTCGGCGTAGCCGCGGGTCCACTGTTCGGTAGTGGCGTAGCCCTCGACCCGCTCGACCAGCACCCGGCCATACCAGGAGCGGTCGAGCACGGCCATACCGCCCCATCCAGGCAGCGAGGACGCGAACCGGAGCAGGAAGTGGTGACGCTTCTCGTCGAACG is part of the Actinomycetes bacterium genome and encodes:
- a CDS encoding BREX system ATP-binding domain-containing protein encodes the protein MSGPLTATEAWEDRQVAARRAVEALRSGVPSRAAVATLGSAQTDIEDRFVALLDQVREGPVGAPRPGGLLMGGGFGSGKSHLLEHLTHLALQADFVVSRVVISKETPLHDPVKVFRAAVESALLPQGYEQGSALAEAAVALDADSAAWVELSRWVNSPQSELNERFAATLLLFGRLGANDGELAEAIIRFWSGDPIRVADLRRRLRETGEARFALPAVAARDLARQRLRFAARLFTAAGYAGWVVLFDEVELIGRYSVQQRGRSYAELARWVRGDETDPGLPLVAVLAMTDDFEAAVVSGKNDRDVVPAKLRARQTHESDEVAARAELGMRVIDREMLLLAPPDAAELDRAYARLKELHGEAFGWDPPDVAGLERLAATRMRQYVRAWINEWDLVRLDPEFTPATEVVGEAVATALGYREDAELEGSERDDLTPN
- a CDS encoding class I SAM-dependent methyltransferase, yielding MPGPVPPRRAEDFDALYTGTPPWDIGRPQPAFLALAEAGAVRGRVLDVGCGTGEHVLMAAGLGLEATGIDVAAAAIDVAEGKARDRGLAARFLVWNALQLASLDEQFDTVLDCGLFHVLEDDDRPRFVDNLRAVTRPGGRYFMLCFSDRQPGHFGPRRVTQDEIRASFDHGWQVDSIEAAKMDITISPNGVLAWLAAITRT
- a CDS encoding UDP-galactose-lipid carrier transferase, translating into MERLDELDLTLRLSRDEEARRLAAAQVRLLKLRLTLGGLVGDGRLGPPVCVVFEGWDASGKGGAIRRLVAPLDPRHVRVAQFAAPTFDEKRHHFLLRFASSLPGWGGMAVLDRSWYGRVLVERVEGYATTEQWTRGYAEIVDFERSLVLEGMILIKFWLHISSDEQLRRFQGRERDPLKSWKLTKEDWRNREQRAAYEQAVEDMLERTDHPLARWQLVEAESKRYARVKVIETVVTEIERGMHARGFEPPRKRQEPT
- a CDS encoding BREX system ATP-binding domain-containing protein; amino-acid sequence: MTTRPPEGELPIGGAGLGVDEYLEFLHKEYLADFIRRGGASVKVAVVGGDQVAERLHAGLAAAARAEGYLFAAVDAASDRVHLVDQVFFAVARQVDWHALATSAVRAAYDAAAFPVPDADALAPGAPGAPGAPGLAQPEPSGGLTVPAVAAAYDVNPRELYRSVRRQLEQALLGDTGLAHEFRLAMLRLCQAELGAGDVDVVERDAVLGWLRGERVPLPALRSALIYGRIGRHNARSLLASLARWLPTVGTAGLVIGFDLARLAVGRRPPVEQREGVYYSKAAVLDAYEVVRQLIDATDSLSSVLMAVVMPPELVTDEVRGLPAYSALQLRVADEVRDRRRTNPYAALVRLDVRLEVIR
- a CDS encoding leishmanolysin-related zinc metalloendopeptidase; the protein is MATYETYQARADAGRAQALAATTSPFTIEVRFLGGLNAAQQAAFTAAADRWTRVIVGDLPSVLVDGEVIDDVVINAQGVDIDGPGRILGQAGPTHIRPASAGAAAFLTAKGIMSFDIADLAKMEANGTLNDVITHEMGHVLGIGTLWERKALLKRAGTSNPTFAGPGAMEEYRVLRHAQRRRRVPVENTGGPGTADGHWRETVFRSELMSGFIAAPGNPLSRMTTASLGDLGYQVDLDAAEPYALPDLLALAEAGELVAHAAPTDDGVVLPVIPMVLPPDSLEVRPSGGR
- a CDS encoding aldehyde dehydrogenase family protein, which gives rise to MPTGVPHHAWKGARWEDVYARCRSAAPEAFEPDRVRNLWSGEWQLAGKPAGATSPVDGGPIAGPPMLELGQAFEAVAAAAAEHRRWAKVDLDERRARVARCVEQLEAHRELLALLLVWEIGKPWRQALTSVDRTASGVRWYLDEIEPMVAGRGPLAGPVSNIASWNYPLSVLVHAMLVQLLAGNAVIAKTPTDGGLCALTLATAFLRRCDLPVTLLSGSGSRLSPALVLSDDIGCLAFVGGRDAGGQIASQLVQTDKRHMLEQEGLNAWGVWEFSGWDGLARHLKKGFEYGKQRCTAYPRYVVQRSLFDRFLAMYLQVARSLTFGHPLAVVDPDDEPPELDFGPLINAAKVAELTQEVDLAVQMGGVPLFRGSLDDGWFLPGQDTSAYLPPVALLEPPGASALGHAEPFGPVDTIVLVDSRAELLAEMNASNGSLVASVACDDEQLARQLAAEVHAFKVGINVPRSRGDKAEPFGGRGSSWKGAFVGGEHLVHAVTQGPPGERLYGNFPDYQRYPTV